The nucleotide sequence GGGCGCGCCAGAAATCGCGCTCGAGCCGTTCGATGGTTGCGCTGTCAGGCATCGCTTGTCTCCTTCTCGAAGGAAAATGCTACCCAAGAAGAATGCGCCGACGCGAAAAGCTGTTCCGCCAGTTGCCGCGTTCACTTGTCGTTCGCGCGCGAAGTGCCTATTTTCCCGCCCATGGCCATCCGTGAAATTCTCGAAGTGCCGGATCCCCGGCTCAAAACCGTATCCACCCGCGTCGAAACCTTCGACGCGGCGCTCAAGACGCTCGTCGACGACATGTTCGAGACGATGTACGCCGCTGACGGCATCGGTCTCGCGGCGATCCAGGTCGGCGAGCCGCTGCGGCTGCTCGTCATCGACTTGCAGGAGCCGGACGAGGATGCCGAGCCGGTGCCTTGCGAGCATGACGGCCACGCCCATACCCACCAGCCGGTCAAGAACGATCCGCGGGTGTTCGTGAACCCGGAAATCCTCGACCCGTCCGACGACCTCAAGACCTACCAGGAAGGCTGCCTCTCGGTCCCCGAGATCTATGCCGACGTCGACCGCCCGGCGCGCTGCCGGGTGCGCTGGCAGGACCTCGAGGGCAAGGTCCACGAAGAGGACATGGAAGGCATGATGGCGGTCTGCATCCAGCACGAGATGGACCACCTCGAAGGCGTGCTGTTCATCGACCACCTGAGCCGGCTCAAGCGGCAGATGGCGCTCAAGAAGCTCGAGAAGCTGCGCAAGGCGGCCTGAGCCACCTCGCGCCTGAGTTACCTCGCCCCCGGGCCTGAAAAGCCCTTTCCTACAGGCATTCGTTTGCTGCATGGTCCCGGCGATGCCGCTTCGTACCCGCCCTCCACTTCCGCCTTGCGCCGATGCGCGCCGCGAGGTGAGTGTCGCGCGATATTTTTCCGGGCCCCCCGTGAGTAACCCTGCGATAGTCAGAGCTTTCGCCGGCAAGTCTTTGAAAATACGGCAGTTCTTGGTTTTAGCCCAGGTTTACTGGTGTAACTTCAGTCACCCTGCCCTGAGCATTGAGGCAGGCGCTGACGCGCGACGTCTGGCCTAGCGCCACCCCTTCTCCTTCGCCGCCGCCTCGGCCGCCGCGTCGAACGCCGGGCCCGCCGCCATGTCCTGCGCCCTCGCCAGCAGGTCGGCGTTTTCCGCCCCGGCCATCTGGTAGTCGGTGCCGCTCTGCACATGGCCCGGGCCTCTGAATTCGAGCTTCCAGCCGGTGTCGTCGCGGCAGGCGATGCCGCTTTGCGCGGCGGCGCTGAAGGCGCGGCAATAGTCGCCGTCCCTGTCGCGGAAGCTAACCAGCACCCTGACCCGCGCATCGTCGCCCTGCGTCGCCACCAGCTGCCCGTCGAGCGCGGAGGCGACATCCGGCCCGGCATAGCCTTCGGGCAGCGAGCCGCCGCGGGGCAGGAACACCGCGAGCGCGAGCGAAGCGGCCAGGGCCGGGCCGGCGATCCAAGCCCAACGCGGAATGCCGCGCCTCGCCTCGCGGCGCTGCCGGGCGGCCGCGATGTCCGCCACCCTCGCCTCGCCGCCGCCGAGCATCTGCGTGAGACGATCTGGCACCGGCGCGTCGAGGACCGGGGCGAAATGCGCGCCCAGCTTGGCCTTGAGCTCGTTGTGACGCCGCAGCTGTTCCGCAAGCGCCGCGTCCTGCGCGACTTCGGCGGCGACCTCGGCGCGGCGCGGCTCGGCCAGTTCGCCGTCGGCAAAGGCGGCCAGCTCCTCGGGCGTCACGCTCATGGTGCCTCTCCCAGTTTGGCGAGAAGCGCATCGCGCCCGCGCACCAGCCGCGAATTGAGCGTGCCGACCGGGCAATCGACGATCTCCGCCGCCTCCTTGTAGG is from Croceibacterium aestuarii and encodes:
- the def gene encoding peptide deformylase; translation: MAIREILEVPDPRLKTVSTRVETFDAALKTLVDDMFETMYAADGIGLAAIQVGEPLRLLVIDLQEPDEDAEPVPCEHDGHAHTHQPVKNDPRVFVNPEILDPSDDLKTYQEGCLSVPEIYADVDRPARCRVRWQDLEGKVHEEDMEGMMAVCIQHEMDHLEGVLFIDHLSRLKRQMALKKLEKLRKAA
- a CDS encoding anti-sigma factor family protein, giving the protein MSVTPEELAAFADGELAEPRRAEVAAEVAQDAALAEQLRRHNELKAKLGAHFAPVLDAPVPDRLTQMLGGGEARVADIAAARQRREARRGIPRWAWIAGPALAASLALAVFLPRGGSLPEGYAGPDVASALDGQLVATQGDDARVRVLVSFRDRDGDYCRAFSAAAQSGIACRDDTGWKLEFRGPGHVQSGTDYQMAGAENADLLARAQDMAAGPAFDAAAEAAAKEKGWR